The DNA segment GGCTGGGAGTAATTCCTACCGTGGCTCCGTATCTGCTGCCACTGTTTTTGCAGGATATGCTCATTTCCTATCCGCGCCTCCGGATCACAATCAATGAGCTGACGACAAGTGAAATTGTCAATCAGTTGAAATCGAACACGATTGATGCCGGAATCCTGGCGACTCCTCTTGGACAGGATGCCATACGCGAAATTCCGCTTTATAATGAGCCTTTTGTGGTTTATTACAGCAAGCAGCTTCCTCCCGTCAGTGAAAAGTATATTCAGCCGAAGGAACTGAATGTTGATCAGCTTTGGCTGCTTGAAGAAGGACACTGCCTGAGAAGTCAGATATCTGAGTTATGTGAACTCAAAAGACAAAAGCGTCCGAACGGAAATCTCATTTATGAAGCCGGCAGCATAGATTCACTGAAGCGTCTGGTTGATGCGAATAAAGGGATAACTGTACTGCCATGCATGGCTGTTGAGGAGTTCAGCGACAGTGAAAAGCTGTTTGTTCAGCATTTTCGCGATCCGGTGCCTGCCCGGCAGATAAGTATCGTTACCTACAGGCATCATCTGAAAGAGCGCATTGTGGATGCTCTGAAGGAGGAGATACAAAAGAAAGTTCCGCCCATGGTGGATGAGAAAAGGCCAGTTGAAATTCTTGAGGTGTAGCTTCAGT comes from the Natronogracilivirga saccharolytica genome and includes:
- a CDS encoding LysR substrate-binding domain-containing protein, with protein sequence MNIQQLTYILAIDRFRHFARAADHCHVTQPTLSTMVNRFEDELGVKVFDRSRSPVMPTETGKRIIAQARRVLEEVDHLQRLAGEMSEQVEGELRLGVIPTVAPYLLPLFLQDMLISYPRLRITINELTTSEIVNQLKSNTIDAGILATPLGQDAIREIPLYNEPFVVYYSKQLPPVSEKYIQPKELNVDQLWLLEEGHCLRSQISELCELKRQKRPNGNLIYEAGSIDSLKRLVDANKGITVLPCMAVEEFSDSEKLFVQHFRDPVPARQISIVTYRHHLKERIVDALKEEIQKKVPPMVDEKRPVEILEV